The proteins below are encoded in one region of Flavobacteriales bacterium:
- the murD gene encoding UDP-N-acetylmuramoyl-L-alanine--D-glutamate ligase, translating into MAERLVILGGGESGAGAAYLGQKKGYEVFLSDKGKLKEKYAENLRSWNIDFEEGVHTEEKILNADLVIKSPGIPETAPLVQALRAKGVQVVSEIEFGMKYTNAKTIGITGTNGKTTTTLLTHHMLAKAGLNVGLAGNVGKSLAWQVADTEFDYIVLELSSFQLDDMFDSRINLAVLMNITPDHLDRYRTMEAYIASKMRITQNQTEEDAFIYCADDANILAALNDSQKAKRFPFTLNGTVAEGAFIDQNNLNINLNNSNLTMSIHELALQGKHNSYNSMAAGIVGRLLELRKETVRESLSDFSAVEHRLEPVGKVQGIEFINDSKATNINSTWYALECMNQPVIWIVGGVDKGNDYSMVAELVKDKVKAIICLGTDNEKIHKAFEGIIETIVDTQSAQEAVKASYYLGKKGDAVLLSPACASFDLFENYEDRGRQFKAAVRSL; encoded by the coding sequence ATGGCGGAGCGATTGGTCATATTGGGTGGAGGCGAAAGCGGTGCTGGCGCAGCTTACTTGGGTCAGAAAAAAGGCTACGAAGTATTCCTTTCAGACAAAGGAAAGCTGAAGGAGAAGTATGCCGAAAATCTTCGTAGCTGGAATATTGACTTTGAAGAAGGTGTGCATACTGAGGAGAAAATCCTAAACGCTGACCTCGTTATAAAAAGTCCAGGAATTCCTGAGACTGCTCCTTTGGTTCAGGCACTTCGCGCAAAGGGTGTTCAAGTGGTTTCTGAGATCGAGTTCGGAATGAAATACACTAACGCGAAAACCATCGGCATAACTGGGACCAATGGCAAGACCACAACCACGCTTCTCACTCATCACATGCTTGCAAAAGCAGGCTTGAATGTGGGATTGGCAGGTAATGTGGGCAAAAGCCTCGCTTGGCAAGTGGCCGATACGGAGTTTGATTACATCGTGCTTGAGCTAAGCAGCTTTCAGCTGGATGACATGTTCGATAGCCGCATCAATCTGGCCGTGTTGATGAACATCACACCAGATCATTTGGACCGATATAGAACCATGGAAGCGTACATCGCTTCCAAGATGCGAATCACGCAAAATCAGACCGAAGAAGATGCCTTCATCTACTGCGCTGATGACGCAAACATCCTTGCTGCGCTGAACGACTCGCAAAAAGCAAAACGATTCCCTTTTACCCTCAACGGCACCGTTGCCGAAGGAGCATTTATTGATCAGAATAATCTCAACATAAACCTAAATAACTCAAACCTTACCATGTCAATCCACGAACTTGCACTACAAGGCAAACACAATTCCTACAATTCAATGGCCGCAGGAATTGTTGGACGCCTCTTGGAGCTTCGAAAAGAAACCGTCCGAGAAAGTCTGAGCGATTTCAGCGCTGTTGAGCATCGACTTGAGCCAGTTGGAAAGGTTCAAGGAATCGAGTTCATCAACGATAGTAAGGCCACAAACATCAACTCTACATGGTATGCGCTAGAGTGCATGAACCAGCCAGTGATCTGGATCGTGGGCGGAGTTGATAAAGGCAATGACTATTCAATGGTTGCGGAATTGGTCAAAGACAAGGTGAAGGCCATCATCTGTCTTGGAACGGATAACGAAAAAATACATAAAGCATTCGAAGGAATAATTGAAACCATTGTAGATACGCAAAGCGCACAGGAAGCTGTGAAAGCAAGCTACTATTTGGGTAAGAAAGGAGACGCAGTATTGCTTTCTCCAGCGTGCGCCAGCTTCGACCTTTTCGAAAATTACGAAGACCGAGGACGCCAGTTCAAAGCTGCTGTCAGATCACTATAA
- the murC gene encoding UDP-N-acetylmuramate--L-alanine ligase produces MKALKDIQAVYLIGIGGIGMSALARYFAVQGKRVAGYDRTPTDLTKELEVAGIPVHFKDDVSAISDAFKDAANTLIIFTPAVPANHAELNYFRANGFEVLKRSQVLGELSRTYNTVAVAGTHGKTTTSSIIAHLLKSSSKDCNAFLGGISTNYNTNLLTSTSSNLMVVEADEFDRSFLTLSPEIAIVTSVDADHLDIYGSADEMLNSFRDFTECLVENGTLIYRLGLPFSDTQKRNFTYSLSEKCDYYTSALSIESGQYKFDLHSPSRILKDLTFGMPGLHNMENAVAAFAAADQLGLSEDEIRTGLASYKGVKRRFEVHINTDELVYIDDYAHHPTEISACIGSVRELYPGRKVKGIFQPHLFSRTKDHMQEFANSLSQLDEVTLLEIYPAREEPIAGITSSALLERMSAEHKNLQSKTAVLDSISAANTDVLLTMGAGDIDQLVAPIKHKLLS; encoded by the coding sequence ATGAAAGCGCTAAAAGACATACAAGCTGTCTATCTGATCGGTATCGGTGGTATCGGTATGAGCGCACTTGCCCGTTATTTTGCGGTGCAAGGCAAACGCGTAGCCGGTTATGATCGCACGCCAACAGATCTTACCAAGGAATTGGAAGTTGCTGGCATTCCTGTTCATTTTAAAGATGATGTGAGCGCGATTTCAGATGCATTCAAGGATGCGGCAAACACCTTGATAATCTTCACACCTGCGGTTCCCGCCAACCATGCTGAATTAAATTATTTCCGCGCAAATGGTTTTGAAGTACTAAAGCGTTCGCAAGTGTTAGGTGAACTATCTAGAACTTACAATACAGTAGCTGTTGCAGGAACACATGGCAAGACGACTACAAGTTCCATCATTGCGCATTTACTGAAATCTTCTTCAAAAGATTGCAATGCATTCTTGGGTGGAATTTCAACGAATTACAACACAAATCTGCTCACATCCACAAGCAGCAATTTGATGGTGGTTGAAGCCGATGAATTCGACCGTTCATTCCTCACGCTATCGCCAGAAATTGCGATTGTGACTTCGGTTGATGCCGACCACTTGGACATTTACGGTTCTGCTGATGAAATGCTCAATTCGTTCCGAGATTTCACTGAGTGCCTTGTGGAAAATGGAACGCTCATTTACCGGCTTGGACTTCCGTTTTCCGACACGCAAAAACGAAACTTTACGTATTCGCTGAGCGAGAAGTGCGATTACTACACATCAGCACTTTCAATTGAGTCTGGTCAATACAAATTCGACCTGCATTCTCCTTCAAGAATTCTGAAGGATCTGACATTCGGAATGCCAGGTTTGCATAACATGGAGAACGCAGTGGCAGCATTCGCAGCAGCCGATCAATTGGGGCTTTCGGAAGACGAGATCAGAACTGGATTGGCTTCTTACAAAGGCGTAAAACGCAGATTTGAAGTGCACATCAACACAGATGAGTTGGTTTACATTGATGATTACGCGCATCATCCAACAGAGATATCGGCTTGCATCGGTTCCGTTCGCGAACTCTACCCAGGAAGAAAAGTGAAAGGCATTTTCCAACCACATCTTTTCAGCCGAACAAAAGATCACATGCAAGAATTCGCCAACAGCCTTTCGCAGTTGGATGAAGTGACGTTGCTCGAAATATATCCGGCACGCGAAGAACCAATTGCTGGAATTACTTCAAGCGCATTGCTTGAAAGGATGAGTGCGGAGCACAAAAATCTACAAAGCAAAACGGCTGTTTTAGATTCCATCTCGGCAGCAAACACAGATGTGCTTTTGACCATGGGCGCAGGCGATATTGACCAATTGGTTGCACCTATTAAACATAAACTACTGTCATGA
- the ftsZ gene encoding cell division protein FtsZ — MNFNLPKEETSIIKVIGVGGGGSNAVNHMYKQGIRGVDFVVCNTDQQALDMSPVPKKIALGSSLTEGRGAGAQAEVGRNAAIENLDDIKEVLHGTKMVFITAGMGGGTGTGAAPVIAEAARELGILTVGIVTIPFGFEGKKRKLQADFGLEELKKHVDTVLIISNDKLREMYGNLKLSEAFGQADDVLTIAAKGIAEIITVEGYVNVDFEDVRTVMTKSGVAIMGSATTSGPDRAIKAVEQALASPLLNDNNIFGASNILLYISSGKDEVTMDEVAEITDYIQDEAGMDADVIWGNGTDEDLNDELTLTIIATGFSGEKLERVTGKENVIRHTLDTRPTRTEAPKPMAEAPKATTEEKSSIPSGLTARPVLFNSPLNKTTVTDHADLLTPPTTNMKAEITPTEPVIKHTLEDEVASASLMAFKVDETDLELNALLDAEAPEMIGIKEGEEFPLYNEEEDEDDFEIAATFDTNLTVEAKEEVNELPVAEETEEEELTETPAMQPFSLFRDKPVQELTNELFEEEEEDTFDDNIITTETATEIEFELKSVTPTADTEIKTFSLYDDEPTTASSTTNSNLVEEPKLMTRSLPFENSIDTEEMQRKQQERMERLKSMNARFRSPNSLAELENVPAFKRRNVNLADTPHSSESSVTRFDVRDTDETDENGNRRGALSDGNDFLHQSVD, encoded by the coding sequence ATGAATTTCAATCTCCCCAAAGAGGAAACCTCTATCATCAAGGTGATAGGAGTAGGTGGAGGCGGCTCAAATGCCGTAAACCACATGTACAAACAAGGAATCAGAGGTGTCGACTTCGTGGTCTGTAATACAGACCAACAAGCGCTGGACATGAGCCCTGTGCCGAAGAAGATCGCGCTGGGATCGAGTCTAACGGAAGGTCGTGGTGCAGGCGCACAGGCGGAAGTCGGTCGCAACGCTGCCATCGAAAACCTAGACGATATCAAAGAGGTATTGCACGGTACCAAAATGGTTTTCATTACTGCTGGTATGGGCGGTGGAACCGGAACAGGTGCTGCTCCAGTAATTGCTGAAGCCGCTCGTGAACTAGGTATCTTAACTGTAGGTATCGTTACCATTCCGTTCGGTTTCGAAGGAAAGAAACGTAAGCTGCAGGCAGATTTTGGTCTGGAAGAATTGAAAAAGCACGTTGATACTGTGCTTATCATTTCTAATGACAAACTGCGCGAGATGTACGGAAACCTGAAACTTAGCGAAGCATTCGGTCAGGCAGATGATGTATTGACCATTGCCGCTAAAGGCATTGCCGAGATCATTACCGTAGAAGGTTATGTGAACGTGGATTTTGAAGACGTCCGTACCGTTATGACCAAATCTGGTGTGGCCATCATGGGATCGGCAACTACTTCTGGTCCAGACCGCGCCATCAAAGCCGTGGAGCAAGCATTGGCCTCTCCTCTTCTCAACGACAACAACATCTTTGGAGCTAGCAATATCCTCCTCTACATCAGCTCTGGTAAAGATGAAGTTACGATGGACGAAGTGGCAGAGATCACTGATTACATTCAGGATGAAGCTGGAATGGATGCTGATGTTATTTGGGGTAACGGCACCGATGAAGACCTGAACGATGAGTTGACACTGACAATCATCGCCACTGGATTTTCTGGCGAAAAACTGGAAAGAGTTACTGGAAAGGAGAATGTGATCCGCCATACCTTGGACACACGCCCAACTAGAACAGAAGCTCCAAAACCAATGGCCGAAGCACCAAAGGCAACAACAGAAGAGAAATCCTCCATTCCTTCTGGCCTTACAGCTCGACCAGTTCTGTTCAATTCGCCATTGAACAAGACCACGGTTACCGACCACGCAGATCTTCTAACGCCTCCAACCACCAACATGAAGGCGGAGATCACACCAACAGAACCTGTGATCAAGCATACGTTGGAAGACGAAGTAGCTTCAGCTTCACTTATGGCTTTCAAGGTAGATGAAACAGACCTTGAACTGAACGCATTGCTTGATGCAGAAGCTCCTGAGATGATCGGAATTAAGGAAGGCGAAGAGTTTCCGCTTTACAATGAGGAAGAAGACGAAGATGATTTTGAAATAGCTGCAACGTTCGATACCAATCTTACTGTTGAAGCCAAAGAGGAAGTGAACGAACTTCCAGTAGCTGAAGAAACGGAAGAAGAAGAGTTGACTGAAACTCCTGCGATGCAGCCTTTCAGCCTATTCCGAGATAAACCCGTTCAAGAGTTAACGAACGAGTTATTTGAAGAAGAGGAAGAAGACACTTTTGATGACAACATCATTACAACAGAAACAGCTACAGAGATCGAATTTGAGCTAAAAAGCGTGACACCAACAGCTGATACGGAGATCAAAACCTTCAGTTTGTATGATGACGAACCGACTACTGCAAGCAGCACTACAAACAGCAATCTTGTAGAAGAGCCAAAGTTGATGACACGCAGTCTTCCGTTCGAAAATTCAATCGACACAGAGGAAATGCAGCGCAAACAACAAGAGCGCATGGAGCGTCTGAAAAGCATGAATGCACGATTCCGTTCGCCAAACAGTTTGGCCGAATTGGAGAACGTTCCTGCTTTTAAAAGACGAAACGTGAACCTTGCAGACACGCCACATTCGTCTGAAAGTTCTGTTACACGATTTGACGTACGCGACACGGACGAGACCGATGAGAACGGCAACAGACGTGGTGCACTGAGTGATGGAAACGATTTCCTTCATCAATCGGTAGATTAA
- a CDS encoding FtsW/RodA/SpoVE family cell cycle protein: MNAFVRKYLQGDMVIWAVVFLLSLVSILAVYSATNNLAHYKHGGNTEYYLFKHFMIIVLGWAMIYGIHKVPYNYFSRVAQIFIWVSIPLLAVTLIAGTSVNSASRWLTLPIINISFQTSDLAKLALIAFLARQLSKRQDSMDDFKEGFLQIIWPVLVVCALILPANFSTSAVLFTTSLVVLFIGRVKLKYIAGLIGAISLAGAFVFLLSFALPIEKVLPRFGTWKQRVETYFSNEETPETADANYQTEQAKIAIATGGITGVGPGNSVQRNRLPSAYADFIYAIIIEEWGFVGGMGILFLYLILLFRGLRIVHKGTTVFGTLLAFGCTFSLIFQAFINMAVAVNLFPVTGQPLPLLSMGGTSIWFTSIAIGMILSVSRSLNEKEPQPELVNVEG; the protein is encoded by the coding sequence ATGAACGCATTTGTAAGGAAATATCTACAGGGAGACATGGTCATTTGGGCCGTGGTGTTTCTGCTGTCGCTGGTTTCCATACTTGCGGTTTATAGTGCCACCAACAACTTGGCGCATTACAAGCACGGTGGCAACACCGAATATTATCTATTCAAACACTTCATGATCATTGTGCTGGGTTGGGCCATGATCTACGGAATACACAAGGTTCCGTACAATTACTTTTCGCGCGTTGCGCAGATTTTTATCTGGGTTTCGATACCACTTTTGGCCGTAACGTTGATTGCTGGAACTTCGGTAAACTCCGCTTCCAGATGGTTGACGTTGCCGATCATCAATATTTCGTTCCAAACATCCGATTTGGCCAAATTGGCGCTCATCGCGTTCCTTGCCCGTCAACTTTCTAAACGACAGGATTCAATGGATGATTTCAAGGAAGGATTCCTTCAGATCATTTGGCCCGTGTTGGTGGTATGCGCATTGATCCTACCAGCCAACTTCTCCACTTCAGCCGTACTCTTCACTACATCTTTAGTTGTGCTTTTCATCGGTCGGGTTAAACTGAAATACATTGCTGGTCTAATAGGTGCCATTTCTTTGGCTGGCGCCTTCGTTTTCCTTCTTTCCTTCGCCCTTCCAATAGAAAAAGTCCTTCCTCGTTTCGGTACTTGGAAGCAGCGCGTTGAAACGTATTTCAGCAACGAGGAAACGCCAGAAACAGCAGATGCCAATTACCAAACCGAGCAGGCAAAAATCGCCATCGCCACAGGCGGAATAACAGGCGTTGGCCCAGGAAATAGCGTTCAACGAAATCGTTTGCCAAGTGCTTACGCAGATTTCATCTACGCCATCATCATTGAAGAATGGGGATTCGTGGGTGGAATGGGAATCCTATTTCTCTACCTAATTCTGCTTTTCCGTGGATTGAGAATTGTGCACAAAGGCACAACTGTTTTCGGAACGCTCTTGGCTTTTGGCTGCACATTCAGCCTCATTTTCCAAGCATTCATAAACATGGCCGTGGCTGTCAATCTGTTCCCTGTAACAGGTCAGCCGCTACCGCTGTTGAGTATGGGCGGAACTTCCATCTGGTTCACTTCCATCGCTATCGGAATGATTTTGAGCGTAAGTCGCTCTTTGAATGAAAAAGAACCTCAACCAGAACTTGTCAATGTCGAAGGTTAA
- the murG gene encoding undecaprenyldiphospho-muramoylpentapeptide beta-N-acetylglucosaminyltransferase, with amino-acid sequence MSKVKVIISGGGTGGHIFPAIAIANALKKLQSDVEILFVGALGKMEMEKVPAAGYEIEGLNIAGINRSNMLKNLGFPLKLIGSLMKARKIVKEFKPDVVVGVGGFASGPVMYAASSMSIPTVIQEQNSYAGITNKMLGAKAKKVCVAYDGMDKFFPAKNIIRTGNPVRQDILNLEGKREQGQKTFNLDPSKKTLLVIGGSLGARSINLAVKSHIEAFKKADVQVVWQTGKLFIEEAKKAVADANASNFFVSDFIYTMDQAYAVADVVLSRAGASSISELCIVAKPSVLVPFPFAAEDHQTKNAQALVDVDAAILVPDSEAGTRACEESLKLMSDEATQAKFRTNIKKLALPNADEEIAKEILKIAKAA; translated from the coding sequence ATGTCGAAGGTTAAGGTGATCATATCAGGAGGCGGCACGGGCGGACACATCTTCCCGGCCATTGCTATTGCCAATGCGCTTAAGAAGCTGCAATCGGATGTGGAAATTCTGTTTGTCGGTGCGTTGGGCAAGATGGAAATGGAAAAAGTTCCTGCTGCCGGATACGAAATCGAGGGGCTCAATATTGCTGGAATCAACCGCAGCAACATGCTCAAGAATCTGGGCTTCCCACTCAAACTGATAGGTAGCTTGATGAAAGCTCGGAAAATCGTCAAGGAGTTCAAACCAGATGTGGTAGTTGGAGTTGGTGGTTTTGCTTCTGGTCCTGTGATGTATGCAGCCAGCTCGATGAGTATTCCAACGGTCATTCAGGAACAGAATTCTTACGCTGGCATCACCAATAAAATGCTTGGTGCAAAGGCCAAAAAAGTTTGCGTTGCCTACGATGGCATGGATAAATTCTTCCCTGCCAAGAACATCATCCGAACAGGAAATCCCGTTCGTCAGGACATTCTGAATTTGGAAGGAAAACGCGAGCAAGGACAAAAGACCTTCAACCTCGACCCAAGCAAGAAAACATTGCTGGTAATTGGTGGAAGTTTGGGAGCTCGTTCCATCAACTTGGCTGTCAAATCTCACATCGAAGCTTTCAAAAAAGCGGACGTACAAGTGGTTTGGCAAACGGGCAAACTCTTTATTGAAGAGGCCAAAAAAGCTGTTGCTGATGCCAATGCAAGCAACTTCTTCGTGTCTGATTTCATCTACACGATGGATCAGGCGTATGCTGTTGCCGATGTGGTGCTTTCGCGTGCTGGAGCAAGTTCCATTTCTGAACTGTGCATCGTTGCGAAGCCATCTGTTCTGGTTCCGTTCCCGTTTGCTGCCGAAGACCATCAGACCAAGAATGCGCAAGCGCTTGTGGATGTTGACGCAGCGATTCTTGTGCCTGACAGCGAAGCAGGAACGAGAGCATGCGAAGAATCACTGAAACTCATGTCAGATGAGGCAACGCAGGCAAAATTCCGAACCAACATCAAGAAGCTTGCGCTTCCGAATGCGGATGAGGAAATAGCCAAGGAAATTTTGAAAATCGCGAAAGCTGCATGA
- a CDS encoding AI-2E family transporter: MKFSNWIYLPIIIILVLLAWYFHTIITYILIAGIISLIGEPIIRFLLKINFKGRHMPRALAATFTILGLLSFFGGIISAFIPMVADEARKLSNVSVEETLVNIQGPVQLAQDYLNQFQLTEAPIVLQTELKKLLTNLFDISAVGDSVQYALGLTGDIFIAFFAITFITFFFLKDQGLFKNMIMTLVPDQYEERIGKVLHKSKELLTRYFIGVIIEVAIVMTIVSVGLAIVGIDNALLIGFLAGLFNVIPYVGPIIGAAIGIIIGISTNTEGLDFASMLSLTGQMAIVYAAAQMLDNFLLQPYIYSQSVKAHPLEIFLVILMAGNVAGIAGMILAVPTYSIGRVFVGEFFNQFKVVKALTGEG, encoded by the coding sequence ATGAAATTCAGTAACTGGATTTATCTTCCCATCATCATTATTCTGGTACTACTGGCGTGGTATTTCCACACCATCATCACCTACATTCTAATCGCTGGCATCATCTCGCTTATTGGCGAACCTATCATTCGATTCTTGCTAAAGATCAATTTCAAAGGACGTCACATGCCACGGGCGTTGGCCGCAACATTCACCATTTTGGGTTTACTTTCCTTCTTCGGAGGAATCATTAGTGCGTTCATTCCAATGGTGGCCGATGAAGCGCGCAAGCTTTCTAATGTAAGTGTTGAAGAAACACTCGTCAACATCCAAGGTCCCGTTCAATTGGCGCAGGATTACCTCAATCAATTCCAATTGACTGAAGCACCTATCGTGTTGCAAACCGAACTCAAAAAACTGCTTACCAACCTTTTCGATATTTCTGCGGTGGGCGATAGCGTGCAATATGCACTTGGCCTCACAGGCGATATATTCATCGCTTTCTTCGCCATTACCTTCATCACCTTTTTCTTCCTAAAAGACCAAGGTCTGTTCAAAAACATGATCATGACCCTCGTGCCCGACCAGTACGAAGAACGCATTGGAAAGGTGCTGCATAAAAGCAAAGAACTACTTACGCGCTACTTCATTGGCGTGATCATCGAAGTAGCCATTGTCATGACCATCGTTTCCGTTGGCCTTGCCATTGTTGGAATTGATAATGCGTTGCTCATCGGCTTCCTTGCAGGTCTCTTCAACGTCATTCCGTACGTGGGTCCAATTATTGGTGCAGCCATCGGTATCATCATCGGAATAAGCACCAACACCGAAGGCCTCGACTTTGCTTCTATGCTTTCCCTTACCGGACAAATGGCCATCGTTTATGCAGCCGCGCAAATGCTCGACAATTTCTTGTTACAACCCTACATCTACTCACAAAGCGTGAAGGCACATCCGTTGGAAATCTTCCTTGTGATTCTGATGGCTGGCAACGTGGCAGGTATTGCTGGAATGATCCTCGCAGTACCAACCTACAGCATCGGCCGCGTGTTCGTGGGCGAATTCTTCAATCAGTTCAAAGTGGTGAAGGCGCTTACAGGGGAGGGTTGA
- the ftsA gene encoding cell division protein FtsA, whose protein sequence is MENSDIVVGLDIGTTKIACIVGRRDAHGKIEILGIGKSESLGVSRGVVANIDKTVQSIQAAVEEAQNKTGIEIKYVNVGIAGQHIKSLQHRGIYTRDSLETEISKEDVRNLIRDMYKLQMLPGEEIIHVLPQEYIVDNEQGIKDPVGMSGIRLEANFHIITGQVAAAKNIHRCAYKAGLSVTELILEPLASSAAVLNDEEMEAGVALVDIGGGTTDIAIFQDNIIRHTAVIPFGGNIISEDIKEGCTIIKHQAELLKVKFGSALATEAKDNEIVSIPGLRGREPREISLKNLASIIQARMEEIIEHVYYEIKNSGYEKKLIGGIVVTGGGANLRHLPQLMEYITGMDVRVGYPNEHLAAGNPDDVTSPIFSTGVGLVMKGLEFRDELAARGLTIDDWAEGREGAPVVKKEIPKEEAPTDTISEAEEVAREVAEEKSSSSPFSGLANFRSKLEKWMNEGID, encoded by the coding sequence ATGGAAAATTCAGACATCGTAGTAGGACTTGACATCGGAACAACCAAAATTGCTTGCATTGTTGGTAGACGAGATGCGCATGGCAAGATTGAGATTCTTGGCATCGGCAAATCAGAATCGCTAGGCGTGAGCCGTGGCGTTGTGGCCAATATTGATAAAACGGTTCAGTCGATTCAAGCAGCTGTGGAAGAAGCGCAGAACAAGACCGGAATTGAGATCAAGTATGTGAATGTGGGCATTGCTGGACAGCACATCAAATCGCTGCAACACCGTGGTATTTACACACGTGATTCGTTGGAAACAGAGATCAGCAAGGAAGATGTTCGCAACCTGATCCGCGACATGTACAAGCTGCAAATGCTACCTGGCGAAGAGATCATTCACGTGCTTCCGCAAGAATACATCGTGGATAACGAGCAAGGAATCAAAGACCCTGTAGGGATGAGCGGTATCCGTTTAGAGGCCAATTTCCACATCATCACTGGTCAGGTTGCTGCTGCAAAGAACATTCATCGTTGTGCATACAAGGCTGGTCTTTCGGTTACCGAATTGATTCTGGAGCCATTGGCGTCTTCTGCCGCTGTACTGAACGATGAAGAAATGGAAGCTGGTGTTGCCTTGGTTGACATTGGTGGTGGAACGACAGACATCGCCATTTTCCAAGACAACATTATTCGACACACGGCTGTGATTCCGTTTGGTGGAAATATCATTTCAGAAGACATTAAAGAAGGATGCACCATCATCAAGCATCAAGCAGAATTGCTGAAGGTGAAATTCGGTTCTGCACTAGCTACGGAAGCCAAAGACAACGAGATTGTTTCCATTCCAGGATTGCGCGGACGTGAACCACGCGAAATCAGCCTGAAGAATCTGGCCAGCATCATCCAAGCACGGATGGAAGAGATCATCGAGCATGTGTATTACGAGATCAAGAATTCCGGATACGAGAAAAAACTCATCGGAGGAATCGTGGTCACGGGTGGTGGCGCCAACCTGCGTCACTTGCCACAATTGATGGAATACATCACGGGAATGGATGTGCGTGTTGGTTACCCGAATGAACATCTAGCAGCTGGAAATCCGGATGACGTCACGAGCCCGATCTTCTCTACTGGCGTTGGTCTGGTTATGAAAGGATTGGAGTTCAGAGATGAACTGGCCGCCCGCGGATTGACCATTGACGATTGGGCTGAAGGCCGCGAAGGCGCACCAGTTGTGAAGAAGGAAATTCCGAAAGAAGAAGCACCGACCGATACCATTTCTGAAGCAGAAGAAGTGGCGCGAGAAGTGGCCGAGGAAAAAAGCTCAAGCAGCCCATTTTCAGGTCTTGCCAATTTCAGAAGCAAGCTCGAAAAATGGATGAATGAAGGAATAGATTAA